ACCGTGGCTGATCGAGCTGCCGTGGTGCAGCCACACCGGGCGCCCGCTCGCCGGCGCCGGCTCGACCGGGGCGTCGGTGCGCAGTGCGACCAGCTCGGTGATCTCGGTGTGGGGGAGCCAGATCTCGACGTCCTTGTCACCGGTCGGCAGCCCGGTGAACCGGGCGGTACCGGGCGGCCCCTGGTGCAGTTCGACGGCGCCGGTGGCCAGGTCGACGGTGCGGAGCCGGCCGCCGTCCACCGTTGTCTGGGCGGTGAGCCGACCGTCGACCAGCAGGTCGTAGACGCCGTCCGCCGGGGTCGGCAGACCGAGGTAGGCCCGCTTGGTGGGCAGGGTGTCCAGTTCGACGGCGGTGGCCCTGGTGCGGAAGACCAGCCGCACGCCGGACGGCTGGGCCTCGGCCATGGCCAGCTGCTCGTCCGGGATCTGCCGCCGGGCCCGGGCCGGCAGCCGGTGCGGCAGCAGGCCGTGCGCGGTGCGCTCCAGGTCGAGGGCGCCGCGCAGGAGGTCCGCGGTGACGGGGGTGGTGATCCAGTCGTGCTCGGTGCTCATTGCCTCACCCGGTACTCGAAACATCGTCATCATGCTTTTCAGCTAAAGACATCATGTACTTGCCTAAGGGATTTAGGCAAATGGACTGTCATGCTCGGGCTGTGAAAACTATTGACCGAGCGCATGGTCAGTTATAACTTCGCGGAGCCGGGGGAGAACCCGCCGGCACGTGACGGGAGGCCAGAGATGACCGAAGAGCGACACCCTGACGAGACGTCGGCGGCGACAGGCGGCGAGGGCCGGGTCCGGCCCGTGGACCGGAGGCGGTTCCTGACGCTCGCCGGGCTGACCACCGCCGGGGCGGCCTGGGCGGTGAGCGGCGGGCTCCAGGCCGCGCAGGCCGCCGCGGTCGGCCGGCGCGCCGCGACGGGTGCGACGGGTGCGACGGGTGCGAGCGGCGCGAGCGCCGCCACTGCCGGGGGGTACGCGGTGCCGCTCGACAGCACGCCGCACACCCGGACCTGGATGGCCTGGCCCGACAGCAAGGCCATCTACGGCCGCAAGCTGGCCGGGATGCAGGCCGACATCGCCCTGATCGCCAACACCATCGCCGACTACGAGCCGGTCTACCTGCTCGCCAACGCGGCCAGCGTCACCACCGCCAAGCGGGCCTGCACCAACCCCAATGTCACCGTGATCGGGTCCATCCCGATCGACGACTGCTGGATGCGCGACTCGGGCCCGATCTTCCGCACCAACGGCTCCGGCGGCCTGAACGCGGTCGGCCTCAACTTCAACGGCTGGGGCAACAAGCAGACGCACGCCAACGACGCCCTGGTCGCCGGCCGGGTCGCCGCCTACGTCGGGGTGGGCTTCACCGCCGCCGGCTTCGTCAGCGAGGGCGGGGCGATCGAGACCGACGGCGCCGGCACCCTGATGGCCACCAAGAGCAGCATCATCAACTCCAACCGCAACCCGAACATGACCCAGGCCCAGATCGAGGCCGCGATGGAGGCGGCCTACGGCGCCTCCGAGGTGATCTGGTTCACCGGCATCGTCGGCCAGGACATCACCGACGACCACGTGGACGCGACCTCGCGCTTCCTCGCGCCGGGGGCCGGGCTGGTGCAGACGCCGAACCCGGCCGACCCGGCGGACATCTGGTCCAAGGACGAGCAGCAGCAGTACAACACCCTGTCCGCCGCCGACGACGCCGCCGGGGACCGGATCGAGGTCACCGCCCTGAAGTCGCCCGACTACAACCTGATCCGCGCCACCAGCGTGAACTTCGTCGACTCCTACGCCAACTACTACGTCTGCAACGGCGCCGTGATCTCCGCGCAGTTCGGCGACGCCACCGCCGACGCCAATGCCGCGGCGGTGCTCACCTCGCTCTTCCCGGACCGCGACATCATCCAGCTCAACATCGACAACCTGGGCAACCAGGGCGGCGGCATCCACTGCGTCACCCAGCCGCAGCCCATCGCGTAGCCGGTCCGCCCGCCCGTCGTGCCGGCCGCCCGACCCTCGGTCAAGGCTCCCGGAGCCGGACCGGGGGGACGGCGCCGACCGCTGCCCGCTCACCGGCCGCGCCCGGCTCTCCTGCCGGTGCGCCGCCGAGCCGGGCGGTGGCGGCGGCGCGGACCTCCGCGTCCTCCAGCGGGTCCTCCCGCAGCTCGGCCAGCCGTCGGCGGGTGGGCGGGACCAGCGGCACCTGCTGGACGGCGATCAGGCGGACGTCGCTCTCGCAGTCCCACAGCCCCTGCCAGAGCGTCCGTTCGCTGTCGCGGCGGTCGATGGCCAGCCAGGCCCGGAGCGCGTGGGCGCGTTCGTAGGAGTGCGGGGTCCAGCGCAGCAGCCCGCGCAGCGCCGGGAGCGCACAGCTCGCCGCGGCGCCCTGCCGGGCCAGGCCGTCGGCGAGGTGGGTGTAGCCGCACCAGGCGTCGGCGCGCTGCAACCGCCGCCAGCCGGCCATCAGCAGCGGGACGTCCTGCTCCGTGCCCCGGTCGGCGACGACCGAGAGGCCCAGACCCCGGAGCGGGGACCCGGGGTCGGCGGACCAGAGCCGGGCCTGCGGCAGGGCGAGCGCGCCCTGGGCGAAGATCGCCCGGCGCAGGCCGGTGAGCGGCCGGGGCGGCTTCCCGGTGGTCAGGGAGGGGGCGAGCTCCAGCAGTTCCGGCCGCGGCGGCCGGCGAGCGAGCTCGAACAGTGCCTCGCCCTTGGACGCGGGTGACAGGGCCGGGTCGGTCAGCGCAGCCAGCAGCCCGGGATCCTCGGTCTCCCGGTAGGGGCGCGGCCGAGGACGGGGGCCTGCCCACGGCGGGATGCCCTCCGGCTGCCAGCGCTGCCAGGGCTCCCGCCAGGCGAAGAGGTCCTCCCGCTCGGCCGCCGGTCGGGCCAGGCGTGCCAGGGCCGGGTCGCGCAGGCCGTCCCAGCGTTCGACCGGCCAGCCTGCGGCGAGCGCCTCGATCACGTAGGTCCAGCGCTCGCCCTCGCGCAGGTAGCGGAGCAGCTCCGCCTCGGCCCCGCCGTACCCGACCCGGGCCAGCCGGGTGAGGACGCCGACGGTGAGTTCGAAGGCGTGGTCGTCCTCCTCGGGGGCGACCCGGTCGGTGCTCCACAGCTGCGCCGTGATCGGCGCGGTGTCCAGGCCCAGGTCCCGGACCAGCCGGGCCAGGTAGGTCCCGCGCTCGTCGATCTGCCAGTCCCAGCGGTGGTCGCGGCGGATACAGGCGTACACCGCCTCGGCGGCCTGCTGCGGGTCCTTCAGCGCGCGCAGCGCCCCCACGCCGCGCCCGCGCTGGAGGGCGCCCTCCAGGGTGCGGGTGTCCGCGTAGAACCAGCGGTGGGCCGGGACGTCCTCGTCTTCGTTGCTCATCGGGCCCCACCCTGGGTCACGGCGGGCTCCCGGCCAAGCGGTTTTCCGCCGGGGCTCAGTCGGGGAGCCTGCGGAAGAGGCCCTCCTGCATCACCGAGACCACCAGCCGCCCCTGACGGTCGAACAGCTGGCCGCGCGCCAGGCCGCGTCCGCCGACGGCGACCGGCGACTCCTGCTGGTAGAGCAGCCACTCGTCGGCCCGGAACGGGCGGTGGAACCACATCGCGTGGTCCAGCGAGGCCATGTCGAAGTGGCGCTTGCCCCACAGCGGCTCGACCGGCACCCGGACCGCGTCGAGCAGGGTCATGTCGCTGGCGTAGGTGACCGCGCAGGCGTGGATCAGCGGGTCGTCGCCGAGCGTGCCGTTGGTCCGCAGCCACACCGCGACCCGGGGTTCGACGCCCGCCAGCTCCTCCTCGCGCCAGCGCAGCCGCTCCACGTAGCGGAGGTCGAACGGCTGGCGGCGGCTGATGAAGGGCGGGATCTCGCCGAGGACGGCGCCGACCTCGTCCAGCGCACTGGGGAGGTCCTCGGGACCGGGGACCGGGGGCGCAGGAATCTGGTGTTCGAAAGGTGTGGGTTCGGGAAGATGGAAATCGGCGGTGAGTGCGAAGATTGTCCGGCCCTGCTGGACACCCAGTACTCTGCGCGTCGTGAATGACCGGCCGTCCCTGATCCGGTCCACCTGGTAGACGATCGGAACCCCCGGAATCCCCGGCCGCAGGAAGTAGGCGTGCAGCGAATGCACCGGGCGGTGGGCGTCCACGGTGCGCCCCGCGGCGATCAGCGCCTGCCCCGCGACCTGCCCTCCGAAGACCCGCTGCAGCGACTCCTCCGGGCTGCGGCCACGGAAGATGTTGGTGTCGATCCGTTCCAGGTCCAGCAGGTCGACCAGGTT
The Streptacidiphilus albus JL83 genome window above contains:
- a CDS encoding acyl-CoA thioesterase, with the protein product MGNPVDNLVDLLDLERIDTNIFRGRSPEESLQRVFGGQVAGQALIAAGRTVDAHRPVHSLHAYFLRPGIPGVPIVYQVDRIRDGRSFTTRRVLGVQQGRTIFALTADFHLPEPTPFEHQIPAPPVPGPEDLPSALDEVGAVLGEIPPFISRRQPFDLRYVERLRWREEELAGVEPRVAVWLRTNGTLGDDPLIHACAVTYASDMTLLDAVRVPVEPLWGKRHFDMASLDHAMWFHRPFRADEWLLYQQESPVAVGGRGLARGQLFDRQGRLVVSVMQEGLFRRLPD
- a CDS encoding agmatine deiminase family protein produces the protein MTEERHPDETSAATGGEGRVRPVDRRRFLTLAGLTTAGAAWAVSGGLQAAQAAAVGRRAATGATGATGASGASAATAGGYAVPLDSTPHTRTWMAWPDSKAIYGRKLAGMQADIALIANTIADYEPVYLLANAASVTTAKRACTNPNVTVIGSIPIDDCWMRDSGPIFRTNGSGGLNAVGLNFNGWGNKQTHANDALVAGRVAAYVGVGFTAAGFVSEGGAIETDGAGTLMATKSSIINSNRNPNMTQAQIEAAMEAAYGASEVIWFTGIVGQDITDDHVDATSRFLAPGAGLVQTPNPADPADIWSKDEQQQYNTLSAADDAAGDRIEVTALKSPDYNLIRATSVNFVDSYANYYVCNGAVISAQFGDATADANAAAVLTSLFPDRDIIQLNIDNLGNQGGGIHCVTQPQPIA